One window of the Devosia sp. 2618 genome contains the following:
- a CDS encoding metalloregulator ArsR/SmtB family transcription factor: MADALSTTLAALADPTRRAILARLATGQASVNELAEPFDMTLAAVSKHIKVLENAGLISRGKQAQWRPCKLEAGPMRDVAALLDTYRAFWEQNLDQLDAYLTKIQTPENDSKN, encoded by the coding sequence ATGGCCGACGCTTTGAGCACGACGCTGGCCGCTCTGGCCGACCCGACCCGCCGCGCCATTTTGGCCCGGCTGGCGACGGGACAGGCGAGCGTCAATGAACTGGCCGAGCCCTTCGACATGACGCTGGCCGCGGTCAGCAAGCACATCAAAGTGCTGGAAAATGCCGGGCTGATCAGTCGCGGCAAGCAGGCGCAATGGCGGCCCTGCAAGCTTGAAGCGGGGCCGATGCGCGACGTCGCGGCGCTGCTCGATACCTATCGGGCCTTCTGGGAGCAAAACCTTGATCAGCTCGACGCCTATCTCACCAAAATCCAGACCCCCGAAAACGACAGCAAGAACTGA
- the cobF gene encoding precorrin-6A synthase (deacetylating) has protein sequence MKTILIVGIGTGNPEHLTVQAINALNRADVLFIPDKGAAKSDLADLRREIVARYVTNPASVTVDYAVPKRDAANPDYGAGVDDWHAALAEIFAGLLEKVPENGAAAFLVWGDPGLYDSTIRIIDRLRDRFAVEIIPGITSIQALTAAHGIALNRIGEPVHITTGRRLGVVADDTIVMLDGQTAFMDADPELEIFWGAYLGTPDEIRISGRLGDVRDQIVETRKAARERHGWIMDTYLLRKRD, from the coding sequence ATGAAAACCATTCTCATCGTGGGCATCGGCACCGGCAATCCCGAGCACCTGACCGTGCAGGCCATCAACGCGCTCAACCGCGCCGATGTGCTGTTCATCCCCGACAAGGGCGCGGCCAAGTCCGATCTGGCCGACCTGCGCCGCGAGATTGTGGCGCGCTACGTTACCAATCCGGCCAGCGTCACGGTCGACTACGCTGTGCCCAAGCGCGATGCCGCCAACCCCGATTACGGCGCCGGCGTCGATGACTGGCATGCGGCATTGGCGGAGATTTTCGCCGGTCTTTTGGAAAAAGTCCCCGAAAACGGCGCCGCCGCCTTCCTCGTCTGGGGCGATCCCGGCCTTTACGACTCCACCATCCGCATCATCGACCGCCTGCGCGACCGTTTCGCCGTCGAAATCATCCCCGGCATCACTTCAATCCAGGCCCTCACCGCCGCCCATGGCATAGCGCTCAACCGCATCGGCGAGCCCGTCCACATCACCACCGGCCGCCGCCTCGGCGTAGTGGCCGACGACACCATCGTCATGCTGGACGGCCAGACGGCGTTCATGGACGCCGATCCGGAGCTGGAGATTTTCTGGGGCGCGTATCTGGGCACGCCGGATGAAATCCGCATCTCGGGCCGGTTGGGCGATGTGCGCGACCAAATCGTCGAAACCCGCAAGGCCGCCCGCGAACGGCACGGCTGGATCATGGATACGTACCTGCTGCGCAAGCGGGATTAA
- the cobG gene encoding precorrin-3B synthase has protein sequence MPLALAIATHRRGACPSLDSPMQTGDGFLARLRIAGGRITPPQLAAIARLAAQHGNGLIEITNRGNLQVRGLTPASSAPFARAVQALVTIERGLVVETPPLAGDDPTEIADPRPLAASIRAASILLANRLGPKVTVVVDGNGRLNLSRLKADIRLTAIGSDQWACSVGARSDRILRTEALMITLRILRQIADLGPEARATDLAGPDTNARRSKATSPIGALTLRTTTATGIALPFGSSDHAALVALADAATRHGVTELRLAPHHALLAIGASAAFLADAAALGFITSPDDPRTRISACIGSDGCASGEIPARADAARLASYLPENRTLHVSGCTKGCAHPRPADITLVGQAGLYGLVIGGRAGDTPQALLRADQLGAALAGGQG, from the coding sequence ATGCCCCTCGCCCTCGCCATCGCAACCCACCGTCGCGGCGCTTGTCCGTCGCTCGATAGCCCGATGCAGACCGGTGACGGTTTTCTGGCGCGCCTGCGCATTGCTGGGGGCCGAATTACCCCGCCGCAGCTTGCCGCCATTGCCCGCCTCGCCGCCCAGCATGGCAATGGCCTCATCGAGATCACCAACCGAGGCAATCTGCAGGTCCGTGGCCTGACGCCCGCATCGTCTGCACCCTTCGCCCGCGCCGTCCAAGCCCTCGTCACAATCGAGCGCGGCCTGGTTGTCGAAACGCCGCCGCTCGCCGGTGACGATCCCACCGAAATCGCCGATCCGCGCCCCCTCGCCGCCTCCATCCGCGCCGCGTCAATCCTATTGGCGAACCGACTCGGCCCCAAGGTCACCGTCGTCGTTGACGGCAATGGGCGGCTGAACCTTTCACGGCTCAAGGCCGACATTCGCCTGACCGCCATCGGCTCGGACCAATGGGCGTGCTCCGTTGGCGCACGCAGCGACCGCATCCTGCGCACCGAAGCGCTGATGATCACCCTGCGTATCCTGCGGCAGATCGCCGATCTGGGCCCCGAAGCGCGCGCCACGGACCTTGCCGGGCCCGACACCAATGCGCGGCGCAGCAAAGCCACCTCGCCCATCGGGGCCCTCACCCTACGCACCACCACGGCCACCGGTATTGCCCTGCCCTTTGGCAGCAGCGATCATGCGGCTCTCGTCGCGCTGGCCGATGCCGCCACACGTCACGGCGTGACCGAACTCCGCCTCGCCCCACATCACGCCCTGCTGGCCATCGGGGCTTCGGCCGCCTTCCTCGCCGACGCAGCCGCTCTGGGCTTCATCACCTCGCCCGATGATCCCCGCACCCGCATCAGCGCCTGCATCGGCAGCGACGGCTGCGCCTCGGGCGAAATCCCGGCCCGCGCCGATGCGGCCCGTCTGGCGTCCTATCTGCCTGAAAACCGAACCCTTCACGTTTCCGGTTGCACCAAGGGCTGTGCCCATCCGCGCCCGGCCGATATCACGCTCGTTGGGCAAGCTGGCCTCTATGGTCTTGTCATCGGCGGCCGGGCGGGCGATACGCCACAGGCGCTGCTGCGCGCGGACCAGCTCGGCGCCGCGCTTGCCGGCGGCCAGGGATAA
- a CDS encoding precorrin-8X methylmutase has protein sequence MTQYDYIKDGDAIYAKSFAIIRAEANLARFSADEAELAIRMIHAAGSVEAAEHFEYGPGFVTAARTALAAGAPIFCDAEMVARGVTAARLPANNEVICTLRDPATPALAAELGNTRSAAALRLWLPRLAGSVVAIGNAPTALFFLLELLRDGAPKPAAIIGMPVGFVGAAESKDALAENSYGVPYAIVRGRLGGSAMTAAALNALARPGI, from the coding sequence ATGACGCAATACGACTACATCAAGGATGGCGACGCGATCTACGCCAAGTCCTTCGCCATCATCCGCGCCGAGGCCAACCTCGCCCGGTTCTCAGCTGACGAGGCCGAACTCGCCATCCGCATGATCCACGCTGCCGGCTCGGTGGAAGCGGCCGAACACTTTGAATATGGCCCCGGTTTCGTCACCGCCGCCCGCACGGCGCTCGCCGCTGGCGCGCCAATTTTCTGCGATGCCGAAATGGTCGCCCGTGGCGTCACCGCCGCGCGCCTTCCTGCCAATAATGAGGTCATCTGCACCCTACGCGACCCGGCGACCCCAGCGCTGGCCGCCGAACTCGGCAATACACGTTCCGCCGCCGCGCTGCGCCTATGGCTGCCGCGTCTTGCCGGATCAGTCGTCGCCATCGGTAATGCACCGACGGCCCTGTTTTTCCTGCTCGAACTGCTGCGCGACGGCGCGCCCAAGCCCGCCGCCATCATCGGCATGCCGGTCGGCTTTGTCGGCGCCGCTGAATCCAAGGATGCGCTGGCCGAAAACTCCTATGGCGTGCCCTATGCCATCGTGCGCGGGCGCCTCGGCGGTTCAGCCATGACGGCAGCGGCGCTCAATGCACTCGCGAGGCCCGGCATATGA
- a CDS encoding precorrin-2 C(20)-methyltransferase — translation MSGKLIGVGTGPGDPELLTIKAVRAIERADVVAYFAKQGNSSNARRIVADLITTQIEERLGYPVTTEIHRHHDDYKSATSDFYAEAAARVAAHLDAGRTVAVLSEGDPLFYGSYMHLHVRLATRYDTEVIPGITAMSGCWSQAGLPLVQGDDILSVLPGTLDEDALTARLDNTDGAVIMKVGRNLPKIRRAIAAAGRLDSAVYVERGTMENGFSIALADKPDDVAPYFALVLVPGWSTRP, via the coding sequence ATGAGTGGCAAACTGATAGGCGTCGGCACCGGCCCCGGCGATCCGGAACTGCTGACAATCAAGGCCGTGCGCGCCATCGAGCGGGCCGACGTGGTTGCCTATTTCGCCAAGCAGGGCAATTCCAGCAATGCCCGCCGCATCGTCGCCGATCTGATCACCACCCAGATCGAAGAACGGCTCGGCTATCCGGTCACCACCGAAATCCATCGCCACCACGACGACTACAAGTCCGCCACCAGCGACTTTTACGCCGAAGCCGCCGCCCGCGTTGCCGCCCATCTTGATGCCGGCCGCACAGTGGCTGTGCTCAGCGAGGGCGATCCGTTGTTTTACGGCAGCTACATGCATCTCCATGTCCGCCTCGCCACGCGCTACGACACCGAGGTCATCCCCGGCATCACCGCCATGTCCGGCTGCTGGTCGCAGGCAGGCCTGCCGCTGGTGCAGGGCGACGATATCCTGTCGGTCCTTCCCGGCACGCTTGATGAAGACGCGCTCACGGCCCGCCTCGACAATACCGATGGCGCCGTCATCATGAAGGTCGGCCGCAACCTGCCCAAGATCCGCCGCGCCATCGCCGCCGCCGGACGCCTCGACAGCGCCGTCTATGTCGAACGCGGTACCATGGAAAACGGCTTCTCCATCGCCCTGGCCGACAAGCCAGACGACGTCGCACCCTATTTCGCGCTGGTCCTCGTCCCCGGCTGGAGCACACGGCCATGA